Proteins from one Chiloscyllium punctatum isolate Juve2018m chromosome 4, sChiPun1.3, whole genome shotgun sequence genomic window:
- the LOC140475949 gene encoding intelectin-1b-like — MKVILLLLLFIASTEQSPTHHEDEIGIGNHDIAIVNVMGDFEVNDNGCPDKHDHHYNLTRSCLELKEKYHFTKDGVHLFITSNGELYQAFCDMTTDGGGWTLIASVHENNILGKCTTGDRWSSQQGGNASSPAGDRSWSNFATFGCTEGATSDDLKNPGYYDIKASDISIWHVPNDTPLSSWKDAAILRYHTKTNFLQQYGGNLYQLFHQYPVEYNKGKCPDDNGPLSHITYDFGSDEKIQQLYGPLSHNEFEPGYVQFRVFNNEKAALAMCSGVKYNGCNSEHVCIGGGGYFPEASPRQCGDFTAFDWNGVGTHQSWSASKEVTEAAVLIFYR; from the exons ATGAAGGTCATCCTTCTTCTACtccttttcattgccagcactgAGCAATCCCCTACACATCATGAAG ATGAAATCGGCATTGGAAACCATGACATTGCAATTGTCAATGTCATGGGTGACTTTGAAGTCAACGACAATGGCTGTCCAGATAAACACGATCACCACTATAATTTAACCAGGAGCTGCCTGGAACTCAAAGAGAAATACCACTTCACCAAAG ATGGCGTCCATCTCTTCATAACTAGTAATGGTGAACTCTACCAGGCCTTCTGTGACATGACCACTGATGGAGGTGGTTGGACCCTAATTGCAAGTGTCCATGAGAACAACATACTTGGGAAATGCACCACTGGGGACCGCTGGTCCAGTCAGCAAGGGGGTAATGCCAGTTCTCCAGCAGGAGACAGGTCATGGTCCAATTTTGCGACATTTGGTTGTACAGAAGGAGCGACAAGTGATGACCTGAAG AACCCAGGTTACTATGACATAAAGGCCTCAGATATATCAATTTGGCACGTACCCAATGACACACCGCTAAGCAGCTGGAAAGATGCAGCAATCCTCCGCTATCACACCAAAACCAACTTCCTACAGCAGTACGGAGGAAACTTGTATCAGCTGTTCCAT CAATACCCTGTCGAATACAACAAAGGGAAATGTCCAGATGATAACGGGCCCTTAAGTCACATCACTTATGACTTCGGCAGTGATGAGAAGATACAGCAATTGTATGGGCCTTTGAGTCACA ATGAATTTGAACCAGGATATGTGCAATTCAGGGTATTCAACAATGAAAAAGCAGCACTGGCGATGTGTTCTGGAGTGAAGTACAATGGATGCAATTCAGAACAT GTCTGTATTGGAGGTGGAGGATACTTCCCTGAGGCATCGCCAAGGCAGTGTGGAGATTTCACAGCCTTTGACTGGAATGGTGTTGGCACACACCAGTCATGGAGTGCATCGAAGGAGGTGACAGAGGCTGCAGTGTTGATCTTTTACCGTTAA